The following proteins are encoded in a genomic region of Parus major isolate Abel chromosome 20, Parus_major1.1, whole genome shotgun sequence:
- the BPIFB2 gene encoding BPI fold-containing family B member 2 yields the protein MGCLHQRGSAGMAMLRTLSILLSLLVPALTTRSPDCGGILTPSGLRYLAEVSKPHAESVLRRDLLSSQAPDPSPASSSRNQIVSVKVDKFSLTLIPDTGMRLSIEVDLGVTSAPSTTKEMRLSILADLHVEMNPEENLELVTSDCKPTLEEVQSAEEMDSKSLGSDLDKQINVEKVCLEVAKLLLFPNERLMSLAAPFPITPNCQVQYLPLAAPMYSEQGIIISLQTTFQVAGTVIPLPISPVPFSMPEPASSSPSHLILAFSEHFYTSLFSALEESGALNVSLLSSLTTATLAERITQMGSLFQEDLPVVLRAVTRSSPHVVLEEDKAIVELFLTAQIGAGSSLFQSFLSVNVDVTARLHLSVADTRMIISVAAIEDVELSLATSDVGPILAALLEELFVPTIREEVPAQINRVLRQGVFLPHIASFTYTDVNITIHKDYVLIPCNLQLEARTREASTWQ from the exons ATGGGCTGCCTACATCAGCGTGGAA gtGCTGGCATGGCGATGCTCCGCACCCTGAGCATCCTCCTGAGCCTCCTGGTCCCAGCTCTCACCACCAGGTCCCCCGACTGTGGCGGCATCCTCACCCCCTCTGGGCTGAGATACC TTGCTGAAGTTTCAAAGCCACATGCAGAGTCAGTCCTCAGGAGGGACCTCCTGTCCTCCCAAGCCCCAGAcccatctcctgcctcctcAAGTAG GAACCAAATTGTATCTGTCAAAGTTGACAAGTTTTCCCTGACGCTGATCCCCGACACCGGGATGCGGCTGAGCATCGAGGTGGACCTTGGTGTCACATCTGCCCC CTCAACCACCAAGGAGATGAGGCTGTCCATCCTGGCAGACCTCCACGTGGAGATGAACCCCGAAGAGAACCTGGAGCTGGTGACCTCTGACTGCAAACCCACCCTGGAGGAGGTGCAGAGCGCCGAGGAGATGGACAG CAAGTCCTTGGGATCGGACTTGGACAAGCAGATCAACGTAGAAAAA GTTTGCCTGGAAGTGGCcaaattgctgcttttcccaaatGAACGGCTGATGTCTCTGGCAG CTCCATTCCCCATCACACCAAACTGCCAAGTCCAGTACCTGCCCCTGGCTGCCCCCATGTACTCTGAGCAGGGAATTATCATCTCTTTGCAA ACAACATTCCAAGTGGCAGGGACAGTGATCCCTCTGCCAATCAGCCCTGTGCCTTTCAGCATGCCTGAGCCAGCGagttccagcccttcccacctcATCCTGGCCTTCTCTGAGCACTTCTACACCAGCTTATTCTCTGCTTTGGAAGAGTCTGGAGCCCTCAACGTGAGTCTCCTG agcTCGCTGACCACGGCCACCTTGGCTGAGAGGATCACTCAG ATGGGCTCCCTCTTCCAAGAGGACCTACCAGTGGTGCTTCGAGCCGTGACCCGGAGCTCACCTCACGTGGTGCTGGAGGAAGACAAAGCCATCGTGGAGCTTTTCCTTACTGCCCAGATTGGAGCAGGATCATCCCTTTTCCAGAGCTTCCTGAGTGTGAACGTG GATGTGACTGCCAGGCTCCACCTCAGCGTTGCCGACACCAGGATGATCATCTCTGTGGCAGCCATAGA ggatGTCGAGCTCAGCCTGGCCACCTCTGATGTGGGTCCTATACTG GCTGCCCTGCTGGAGGAGTTGTTTGTGCCCACAATCCGTGAGGAGGTGCCAGCCCAGATAAACA ggGTCCTGAGACAAGGTGTTTTCCTGCCCCACATTGCCAGTTTCACTTACACCGATGTCAACATCACGATTCACAAG GATTATGTCTTGATCCCCTGCAACCTCCAGCTAGAGGCAAGGACTAGAGAGGCAAGCACCTGGCAGTGA